In bacterium, the genomic stretch AGGGCGCGCACCAGCACGGCACCGCAGCGCCCGTCGGATTCGCAGACCACGTTGGCGCACCAGTGCATCCCGTAGCTGAAGTAGACGTAGAGATGCCCCGGCGGCCCGAACATCACCTCGTTGCGCGGCGTCCGACCCCGGTGGCCGTGGCTGGCCGGATCCTCGGCGCCGCCGTAGGCCTCCACCTCCACGATGCGGCCTGCCCGGTCGCCGCAGGCCAGCACCATGCCCAGAAGCTCCGGGGCGACGGCGGTGACCGGTCGCTCGAAGAAGGTGCGCTCGGGCCGCTCTGTCACGCTGGGGGCGCGTCCAGGGCGGCGACGCGGGCGGCGTCGGCGGCGAGACGGGCGCCGAACCGCTCGCGCTGGACGGCGACCGCTGCAGGGCCGCCGCCGCCGGGGCTCGTGCGCCTCGCCAGCGTTCCGCCGGGTTGGAGGACCGCGAGGGTTTCGGGGCCGACCTCGGCCGCCGCCAGGTCGGCGAAGCTCCCTTCCCCCGCCAGGGCGGCCTGCACCACGCCGGCGATGCGCTCGTGCGCCGCACGGAACGGCACGCCCCGGCTCACCAGCACCTCTGCCAGGTCGGTGGCGGCCAGGAACGGGTCGTCGGCCGCGGCGGCCATGCGCGCCTCGTCGAAGGCGGCGCTGCGCAGCAGCCCGGCCAGCGCGGCGAGCGCCCCCCGCACCTGCGCCAGGGAGTCGAACAGCGGCTCCTTGTCCTCCTGCAGGTCGCGGTTGTAGGCCAGCGGCAGCCCCTTGAGGGTGGCCAGCAGGCCGGTGAGGTTGCCGATGAGCCGCCCGGCACGGGCCCGTGCCAGTTCGGCCACGTCGGGGTTCTTCTTCTGGGGCATCATCGAACTCCCGGTGGCCCAGGCGTCATCCAGGCGCAGGAACCCGACCTCCTCGCTGGCCCACCAGACGATCTCCTCGCCGAGGCGCGACAGGTGCACGCCCAGCAGCGCCAGCGCGAAGAGGCTCTCGGCCACGAAGTCACGATCGCTGACAGCATCGAGAGAGTTCTCGAAGCGGGCCGCGAAGCCCAAGTCGGCGGCGGTGGCGTCGGGATCGATCGGCAGCGACGTGCCCGCCGAGGCGCCGGCCCCCAGCGGCGACACGTCGGCGCGCCGGCGAGCGTCCAGCAGCCGGTCGAAATCGCGGGCCAGCGCCCAGCCGTGGGCCATGAGGTGGTGCGCCAGCAGGACGGGCTGGGCACGCTGCAGGTGGGTGTAGGCCGGAAGCCTGGCCTCGCCGGCCTCGGCGGCGCGCTCCGCCAGCACCTGTTGCAGGGAGAGCACGCCGCCCGCCACCGCCGCCAGCTCGCGCTTGACGAACAGGCGCAGGTCGCACGCCACCTGGTCGTTGCGGCTGCGCGCCGTGTGCAGCCGGGCACCGGCGTCGCCGGCCAGTTCGGTGACGCGGCGCTCGACGGCGGTGTGGATGTCCTCGTCACCGGGCGCGAAGGCGAACTCCCCCGTCGCCAGCTCGGCGGCGGCGACGTCGAGCGCCGTCGCGACCGCCACACCGTCGGCCTCGCTCAGCAGCCCGGCGCGCACCAGGCCGCGCACGTGGGCGTGCGAGGCGGCGATGTCATCGGCCGCTAGCAGCCGGTCGTAGGGCAGGCTGACCGTGAAGGACATCAAGGCCTCGGCCGGCTCGGCGTCCAGGCGCCCGGCCCAGAGCGTGCCGCTCTCGGCGGGAGCGCGGGACTCCTCGGAATCAAGGTCGGGTGCCATCGGCACCACCTCCGGCAGCCCGCGCCGCGGCCGTGCGCAGCCTGAGGGCGTGCAGCTTGATGAATCCGTCGGCGTCACCCTGGTGGTAGGCGCCCTCGTCCTCCTCGAAGGTGGCGATGGCCGGGTCGAAGAGGCTGTGGGAGGAACGGCGGCCCACGATCGTGACGTTGCCCTTGTAGAGCTGCAGGCGCACGACGCCGCTGACGAGCTGCTGGCTGTGATCGATGGCCGTCTGCAACATGCGGCGCTCCGGGCTCCACCAGTAGCCGTTGTAGACGAGCGAGGCGTAGCGGGGCATCAACTCGTCCTTCAGGTGCGCTACCTCGCGGTCCAGCGTGAGCGACTCCATGGCCCGGTGGGCGCGCAGCAGGATCGTCCCGCCGGGCGTCTCGTAGGCACCGCGGGACTTCATGCCCACGTAGCGGTTCTCCACCAGGTCGAGGCGTCCCACGCCGTGGGCCGATCCGAGGGCGTTCAGCTCGGCGAGCAGCGCACCCGGCGGCAGTGAGCGGCCGTCGATGGCCACGGCGTCGCCGCGCTCGAAGCTGATCTCTAGGTGGAGCGGCTCGTCGGGCGCCTCGGTGGGGGCCACCGTCCAGCGCCACATGGAGGGTTCGGGCTCCAGCCAGGGGTCCTCCAGGCGTCCGCCCTCGTAGGAGATGTGCAGCAGGTTGGCGTCCTCGGAGTACGGGGAGCCGCCAGCCGCGCTGGCCATGATGGGGATGCCGTGCTCCTCCGCGTAGGCCAGGAGGCGCTCGCGGGAGGTGAGGTCCCAGATGCGCCACGGCGCGATCACCTTGATTCCGGGTGCCAGCGCGTAGGCCCCCAACTCGAAGCGCACCTGGTCGTTGCCCTTGCCGGTGGCGCCGTGGGCGATGGCGTCGGCACCGGTCTCAGCGGCGATCTCCACGAGGCGCTTGGCGATGAGCGGCCGGGCGATGGAGGTGCCGAGCAGGTACTCGCCCTCGTAGACGGCGTTGGCGCGGAACATGGGGAACACGAAGTCGCGGGCGAAGGGCTCGCGCAGGTCCTCGACGCGGATCTCGGTCACGCCCAGCGCGGCGGCCTTGGCGCGGGCCGGCTCCAACTCCTCCCCTTGGCCCAGGTCGGCGGTGAAGGTCACCACCTCGCAGCCGTAGGTGACCTGCAGCCAGCGCAGGATCACCGACGTGTCCAGGCCGCCGGAGTAGGCCAGGACGACCTTTCGGGGAGCCCCCGGCTGCGGCGATGTCTGCGTCATGGTTCAGTCCACCTCTGTGATGCCGAGGCGATCGCCGCGCGAGGCGGCCGCGACCGGTGGACACTGGATTCCGGCCTCCACCGGAATAACGAAGACCGCTGATCGAAGAGAAGTCGAATTCATGTGACACGCTCCTTAGGTGTACGGGACGGCGACTCGGGAGGCAGGCCGGCGCGGGCACGCAACCGCGCGGCGAGGGCGCCGGCGTCGCTGTCCTCGGCGGCCACCACCAGGAGCGTGTCGTCGCCGGCCACAGTGGCAAGCACATCGGCCAGCCCCGCC encodes the following:
- a CDS encoding DNA-3-methyladenine glycosylase translates to MTERPERTFFERPVTAVAPELLGMVLACGDRAGRIVEVEAYGGAEDPASHGHRGRTPRNEVMFGPPGHLYVYFSYGMHWCANVVCESDGRCGAVLVRALAPLRGVEDMWVDRPKARRERDLCSGPAKLTAALGIVGDHNGVDLLAPNSPVTVHQRDSDPPDVASSARIGISLARERPWRWYVPGDANVSRPPR
- the argH gene encoding argininosuccinate lyase — translated: MAPDLDSEESRAPAESGTLWAGRLDAEPAEALMSFTVSLPYDRLLAADDIAASHAHVRGLVRAGLLSEADGVAVATALDVAAAELATGEFAFAPGDEDIHTAVERRVTELAGDAGARLHTARSRNDQVACDLRLFVKRELAAVAGGVLSLQQVLAERAAEAGEARLPAYTHLQRAQPVLLAHHLMAHGWALARDFDRLLDARRRADVSPLGAGASAGTSLPIDPDATAADLGFAARFENSLDAVSDRDFVAESLFALALLGVHLSRLGEEIVWWASEEVGFLRLDDAWATGSSMMPQKKNPDVAELARARAGRLIGNLTGLLATLKGLPLAYNRDLQEDKEPLFDSLAQVRGALAALAGLLRSAAFDEARMAAAADDPFLAATDLAEVLVSRGVPFRAAHERIAGVVQAALAGEGSFADLAAAEVGPETLAVLQPGGTLARRTSPGGGGPAAVAVQRERFGARLAADAARVAALDAPPA
- a CDS encoding argininosuccinate synthase, translated to MTQTSPQPGAPRKVVLAYSGGLDTSVILRWLQVTYGCEVVTFTADLGQGEELEPARAKAAALGVTEIRVEDLREPFARDFVFPMFRANAVYEGEYLLGTSIARPLIAKRLVEIAAETGADAIAHGATGKGNDQVRFELGAYALAPGIKVIAPWRIWDLTSRERLLAYAEEHGIPIMASAAGGSPYSEDANLLHISYEGGRLEDPWLEPEPSMWRWTVAPTEAPDEPLHLEISFERGDAVAIDGRSLPPGALLAELNALGSAHGVGRLDLVENRYVGMKSRGAYETPGGTILLRAHRAMESLTLDREVAHLKDELMPRYASLVYNGYWWSPERRMLQTAIDHSQQLVSGVVRLQLYKGNVTIVGRRSSHSLFDPAIATFEEDEGAYHQGDADGFIKLHALRLRTAAARAAGGGADGTRP